From the genome of Salmonella enterica subsp. houtenae serovar Houten:
TACCCTGCTGGCGTGGAGCGGCGCGAAAAAAAGCTGGTTCGGTCGCCCCTCGCACCCTGGTAATGTTATCGGCGACTGGATTTGCCCGCAGGGCGACCGTATTCCGGTGGTAGCCGTCGCCAGCCACGATACCGCCAGCGCCGTTATTGCCTCTCCGCTGGCAAATAAACATAGCGCTTACCTGTCTTCAGGCACCTGGTCGTTGATGGGTTTTGAAAGCAAAATGCCTTACACTACCGATGATGCGCTGGCCGCCAATATTACCAATGAAGGCGGCGCTGAAGGGCGTTATCGGGTACTGAAAAACATTATGGGTTTATGGCTGCTCCAGCGTGTGCTGAAAGAACGGCGCATTACCGATCTGCCTGCGCTTATCACCCAAACAGAAGCGCTGCCAGCCTGCCGTTTCCTGATTAACCCGAATGACGATCGCTTTATCAACCCCGCAGATATGAGTGCCGAAATCCAGGCCGCCTGTCGCGAAACCGACCAGCCCGTTCCCGTCAGCGATGCCGAACTGGCGCGCTGCATTTTCGACAGTCTGGCGCTGCTGTATGCCGATATCCTGCACGAATTGGCAAATCTGCGCGGCGAAGCATTTACCCAACTGCATATTGTCGGCGGCGGATGCCAGAATGCGCGACTCAACCAGTTGTGCGCCGATGCGTGTGGTATTCGCGTGATGGCCGGGCCGGTTGAAGCTTCTACCCTCGGCAATATTGGCGTCCAGCTTATGGCCCTCGATGAATTAAACAACGTTGATGACTTCCGTCGGGTCGTCAGCGCTAACTACGACCTGACAACGTATATCCCTAATCCTGATAGTGAAATTGCCCGCCACGTTGCGCAGTTTCAACCAACACGACAGACCAAGGAGCTTTGCGCATGACCACTCAACTGGAACAAGCCTGGGAACTGGCAAAACAACGTTTTGCCGCAGTAGGTATTGCTGTCGAGGAGGCATTGCGCCAGCTCGATCGCCTGCCGGTCTCCATGCACTGCTGGCAAGGCGACGACGTTGCCGGATTCGAAAATCCGGAAGGTTCGCTGACGGGCGGAATTCAGGCGACCGGCAACTATCCGGGCAAAGCGCGTAACGCTACCGAACTGCGCGCCGATCTGGAACAGGCATTGAGTCTGATTCCAGGACCAAAACGGCTGAACCTGCACGCCATTTACCTTGAGTCGGATACGCCGGTTGCCCGCGATCGGATCAAACCCGAGCATTTTAAAAACTGGGTCGCGTGGGCGAAGGCCAACAAGCTCGGCCTGGACTTTAACCCGTCCTGCTTTTCTCACCCGCTGAGCGCCGACGGTTTCACGCTGGCGCACGCTGATAGCAACATCCGCCAGTTCTGGATCGATCACTGCAAAGCCAGCCGCCGCGTTTCGGCATATTTCGGCGAGCAGCTCGGCACGCCATCGGTGATGAACATCTGGATCCCGGACGGCATGAAAGACATTACCGTTGACCGTTTAGCCCCGCGTCAGCGCCTGCTGGACGCGCTGGATGAAGTTATTAGCGAGAAATTCGACCCGGCGCACCACATCGACGCAGTAGAAAGCAAATTATTTGGCATCGGCGCAGAAAGCTACACCGTCGGCTCCAATGAGTTCTACATGGGCTATGCCACCAGCCGTCAGACCGCGCTGTGTCTGGATGCGGGTCACTTCCACCCCACTGAAGTGATTTCCGACAAAATCTCCGCCGCCATACTGTATGTGCCGCGCCTGCTGCTGCACGTCAGCCGTCCGGTGCGCTGGGATAGCGACCACGTGCTGCTGCTGGATGATGAAACCCAGGCAATTGCCAGCGAGATCGTCCGTCATAACCTGTTCGACCGCGTGCATATCGGTCTGGATTTCTTCGACGCCTCTATCAACCGTATCGCCGCGTGGGTGATCGGCACGCGCAACATGAAAAAAGCGCTGTTGCGCGCCTTGCTGGAGCCGACAGAACAACTGCGCCAGCTTGAAGCCAGCGGTGACTACACCGCACGTCTGGCGCTGCTGGAAGAACAAAAATCCCTGCCGTGGCAGGCCGTCTGGGAAATGTATTGCCAGCGTCACGGCACGCCGGCTGGCAGCCAGTGGCTGGAAAGCGTGCGGGCGTATGAGAAAGACATTCTGAGTAAACGTCGCTAAACATCACAAATTGTAGGCGCGACTTATCCGACCTACATGACATCCGAGAGATTTCGGATAATCAACAGGAACACGAACATGCAAAATATTACCGATTCCTGGTTTGTCCAGGGCATGATTAAAGCCACGTCTGATGCATGGCTGAAAGGGTGGGACGAACGTAATGGCGGTAACCTGACGCTACGTCTGGATGAAGCCGATATCGCGCCATTTGCAGCTAATTTCCACGAAAAACCACGCTATATCGCGCTAAGTCAACCAATGCCGCTGCTGGCGAATACACCGTTTGTCGTTACCGGCTCCGGCAAATTTTTTCGCAACGTTCAGCTCGATCCGGCAGCCAATTTAGGCGTGGTCAAAATCGATAGCGACGGCGCAGGCTACCACATTCTGTGGGGCTTAACCCACGACGCCGTACCCACCTCCGAACTCCCGGCGCATTTTCTTTCCCACTGCGAACGCATCAAAGCCACCCACGGCAAAGACCGCGTGATCATGCACTGCCACGCCACCAACCTGATTGCCCTAACCTACGTCCTGGAAAACAACACTGCGTTGATCACCCGCAAACTGTGGGAAGGCAGCACCGAATGCCTGGTGGTATTCCCGGACGGCGTCGGCATTCTGCCGTGGTTGGTGCCAGGCACCGATGAAATCGGCCAGGCCACCGCGCAAGAAATGCAGCAACATTCGCTGGTACTGTGGCCGTTCCATGGCGTGTTTGGAAGCGGACCTACGCTGGATGAAACCTTCGGTTTAATAGATACCGCAGAAAAATCGGCTGAAGTGTTAGTCAAAATCTATTCGATGGGCGGTATGAAGCAGACCATCACGCGTGAAGAGTTGATCGCACTGGGTAAACGCTTTGGCGTAACCCCGTTAGCAAGCGCACTGGCATTGTAAGGAGAATACCGATGAGCTTTATGTTAGCACTGCCAAAAATCAGCCTGCACGGCGCTGGCGCGATCGCCGATATGGTAAACCTTGTGGCGAATAAACAATGGGGCAAGGCGCTGATCGTCACCGACGGTCAACTGGTCAAACTCGGCCTGTTAGACAATCTGTTCAGCGCTCTGGACGCGCATAACATGCCTTATCATTTGTTTGATAAAGTATTTCCGAACCCCACCGAAGCCCTGGTACAAAAAGGCTATGCGGCGTACCAGGCGGAAGCCTGTGATTACATCATCGCCTTCGGCGGCGGCAGCCCGATCGACACCGCGAAGGCAGTGAAAATCCTCACCGCCAATCCAGGCCCTTCCACCGCCTACTCCGGCGCCGGCAAAGTGAAAAACACCGGTGTGCCGCTGGTTGCGATTAACACTACGGCAGGCACGGCGGCGGAAATGACCAGCAATGCGGTAATTATTGATTCCGGGCGTCAGGTAAAAGAAGTCATTATCGATCCAAACATCATCCCGGATATCGCGGTGGACGACGCCAGCGTCATGCTGGCGATCCCCGCTTCGGTGACCGCCGCGACCGGGATGGACGCCCTCACCCACGCGGTTGAAGCCTACGTGTCTGTCGGCGCGCATCCGCTCACCGACGCTAACGCGTTAGAAGCGATTCGCCTGATTAACCTGTGGCTGCCGAAAGCGGTTGATGACGGTCATGATCTCAACGCGCGCGAGCAGATGGCATTTGGCCAGTATCTGGCGGGAATGGCGTTCAACAGCGCCGGCCTGGGCCTGGTTCACGCTCTGGCGCACCAGCCGGGCGCAACTCACAACCTGCCGCACGGCGTCTGCAACGCTATCCTGCTGCCAATTGTCGAGAACTTTAACCGTCCGAACGCCGTCGCGCGTTTTGCCCGCATCGCACAGGCGATGGGCGTGGATACACGTGGTATGTCTGACGAAGCCGCAAGTCAGGAAGCGATTAACGCTATCCGCACGCTGAGCAAACGCGTCGGCATTCCAGAAGGTTTCAGCAAGCTGGGCGTCACAAAAGAAGATATCGAAGGCTGGCTGGATAAAGCCCTCGCCGACCCGTGCGCGCCGTGTAACCCGCGCGCCGCCAGCCGCGACGATGTGCGTGAACTGTACCTGGAGGCGTTATGATCCGCAAAGCCTTTGTGATGCAGGTAAATGCCGACGCGCACGAGGAGTATCAGTGTCGTCATAACCCAATCTGGCCGGAGCTGGAGGCAGTATTAAAATCTCACGGCGCGCATCACTACGCGATTTATCTTGATGCGCAACGAAATCTTCTTTTCGCTACCGTTGAGATTGAATCCGAAGCGCGCTGGAACGCCGTCGCCAGTACCGACGTTTGCCAACGCTGGTGGCGGCATATGCGTGATGTGATGCCCGCGAATCCGGATAATAGCCCGGTCAGCGCCGAGCTAAAAGAGGTGTTCTATCTGGCATAAACCTTTGCCCGGCGGCGCTGACGCTGACCGGGCCTACCATTCTCAATTCTGTTCCGCCACCAGAATAGCCTGAGTATCCGGTTCCAGCGCTTTAAAGATATGCGCCTGGTCGCCGGGATAACAAATGTAATCCCCTTCCGCCAGCTCTTCCGGCGCGTCGGTTAAACCGACGAGGGCCTTTCCCTGGGTAACAATAATATGTTCCACCGACCCCGGCGGATGCGGGTGAGAGATCCGGTCGGCCCCCGGCTGCGTCAACAGCAGATAGATATCACGCCGCGCGCCGGGCGGGCACGCCGCCAGTAATATCGCCTGATAATGCGCCTGCTCCGCCACCACTTTGGTGCCTTCCCCGCGGCGAATCACCTGCGTTTTTTGTACCTGCGGCTCCAGCAGCCTGGCAAAGGGAATGTCGAGCGCGACACACAGCGACCATAGTGTCTCCAGGCTGGGGTTGCCATTCCCCGCTTCCAGTTGTGAAAGCGTAGATTTAGCGATGCCTGCGCGCCGCGCAATCTCCGCCAGCGATAGTCCGGTTCGCTGGCGTTCGCGTACCAGGCTTCTGGCAATAACGCTAATAGGTTGTGTCATAAAGCATCCAACGTTCACTATAACGAACGAAACGTTCGTCTTGTAAAGCAAATCTGTTCCGTTCATTATAATGAAAATTCGTTCGATATGACTAAAGAAGATGAAACACTATTTTTCCTGTCTCAAGGGAGACACGATAAAAGCGATATTTTTAGTGTGCCTGGCCGTGGGCGTCGTCGGCATGTCCTATGGCTCGCTGGCGATGGCCTACGGTTTCCCGATGTGGGTGCCATTTGTACTCTCTATTTTTGTGCTGGCGGGCGCGTCCGAGTTTATGTTTATCGGCATTGTCGCCAGCGGCGGCAATCCGTTAGCGGCGGCGGCGGCGGGACTGCTGGTGAATGCGCGCCACGTGCCGTTTGGCGTAACGGTGCGCGATTTGGTCGGCACCCGCGCCGCCAGCTTTTTCGGCTGCCATATCATGAATGATGAGAGCGTGGTGTTCGGCCTGTCGCAAAAAACGCCGGAACAGCGTAAAGCGGCTTACTGGCTATGCGGGTCAGGCGTCGCTATTTTATGGCCGACAGGGACACTACTCGGCACGCTGGTCGGCAAATTGCTGCCCGCGCCGGAGACCATTGGTCTGGATGCCGTATTCCCGGCAATCTTACTGGCGCTGGTGATCCCGGCGTTTAAAAACCGCACCACATTGATTCGGGGTTGCAGCGGCGCCGCGCTGTCGCTTGCCGCTGTTCCCTTTGTGGCTGCCGGATTGCCGGTGTTGCTTTCGCTGCTTGGCCTACTGGCGAGGAAAAAATAATGGGCAATATGACGCTATTTATTATCGGTATTGCTCTTTTATCCGCAGGAACCTATTTGATGCGCCTCGGCGGCGCGAAACTTGGCAGCCGTCTGGCGCTGTCTGAGCGTTCACAGGCGCTGCTGTCGGATGCGGCAACGGTGCTACTATTCTCCGTCGCGCTGGCGACCACCTTTTACGAAGGCGAACATTTTGCCGGCATGTCGCGCGTATTGGGCGTCGCCTTCGCCGTATTTTTAGCCTGGCGTAAAATGCCGCTTATTGTGGTGATTATCGCCGCCGCGGTAGTGACGGCGCTGCTGCGGCTGGCGGGTATACATTAAAAAGCGCTTTTGCATTTAGACGCTGTGCATATATTTCTGCCGGGTGGCGGCTAACGCCTTACCCGGCTTATAAAACCAGATATATCAACAAATTATACATCTTAACTTAACGTATTACTGTATTTGCGCTTCGATCCAACGGATAACGGATGCAATATCCAGCGGCTGCTGCTGTTGATCTACCGTAAACACCGGCCCCAGGCGCATTGGTTGCGCCCGTTGCGCCAACTGGGCCAGCTCCGGGAGATACTCTTCGCCCGGATGCCCCGGTTTACGGTCCTGCAACCGACTGGCGTAGCGCGATACCGCCAGCTCCGGCGAGATCTGATTCCAGACTTCAAGGACCTTTTCCACTCCCGCTTGTTGCAGCAACTGCTGCAACATTTCGCGCGGCTGAAAACCAAACCAGGCGTCAATTAACCAGACACAGCCTGCCGACGACTGGCCAACAATCGACCATATGACCTCATAGGCGGCGCAGCCCAACTGCCGGTTGAAAGGACGATCAATGTCAGTAAAGCGCGCCATAAATGGCTCCTTAATACCGTCGATGGTGAGCAGCGGCAGATTAAATGTTGTCGATAGCTGCCGGGTGACGGTGCTTTTACCCGATGCAGGAATGCCGTTAATTAAAATCACCGTTTTACAGCCTGGTGTGAGATATCTGTTCATAACAGCGCGACGACCTCCTCCCGGCTGCTGGCGGCCCGCAGCTTAGTCATCGTTTCGTTATTATCGAGTAATGCGATAATCGCGCGGATCCCCTCCTCAATATGGGCATTGCTGTCCTGCGCGCCGAACATAATGACAATATCCGCCTTCTCGCTATCGGCAAACTGAATCGGTTTGTTCAGCACCACCAGGCTAAAACAGTTACGCTTTACGCCGCATTCAGGTCTGGCATGAGGGATCGCTACGCCTTCATCAAAAACGTAATACGCACCATGGTGCAGAGTATTATCAATCACCGCCTGGCCGTATTCTGCCGAGATATACCCTTTTGCCACCAGCGGACTGGCCGCCAGGTGAATCACTTTCTGCCAGTCTGACTCCGTGACGCCGACCTGAATCGCATCGGCCTCAATAAGTAATTCTTTTATCGTCATGATGACTCCTTAAGAGCCTATATCAGTAGGCGTTATCGGTGCAGGCGGTTTGGACACGGACAGCGCGGAAAAACCGGAGCGTACACGTAGTACGTGAGGATTCGCTTCGCTTCGCTTCGCTTCGCTCACCCTTCGGGCCGCCCTGAAGGGCGTTCAAAGAAAAATCTTTGTGAGCACTGCCCTGGTTCAAACTGGCAAACAAGATAGCCTAATGAACAGGTTCTAAATATTACGGCGAATAACATTACGTAACTCATCAATGCGAACAAAAAGCGCATCTATTTCCTGGCGGTGAGTTTTACTTTTGGCATACACCGACAGCGCCCGGTTATAAATCAGCATTAACGCTTTCTGCACGTCGCCATTACCAGGGTTGCCCTGTAATTCACCTTCCAGCCTGGTTATTTCCTCCGCCAACTGGCGGGACTGTTGGTCATAATTCTGCAGTGGGTTATTTTCTTTTTTCCACAGCCTTTTCAAAGATTCAAACATAGCGAGCTCCTCCCTGACGGACTACAGGGCAACGGAATACCATTAAATAACGAAGGTTTTATTTAAACAGGGCGATTTTTTCCATTAATACATGAGTGACCGCGTTATTCGCCGGAATTAAAAACTTGCGTACGCTGTCATTCACTTTGCCTTTTTCAAAGGTCGTTTTACATTGGTCGACCCACTGGACGTTCATTTCGGTGCCGACGTTTACTTTATTGATGCCCTCAGTGACGGCCAAGCGCATGTCATCATTACTGACGCCAGTACCGCCATGAAGCACTAAAGGCACGCCGGTAGCGACACTGATCTCTTTCAGCCGCTGGTGCTGGATCTGCGCCTTGCCGGTATACAGGCCGTGCACCGTCCCCACGGAAACCGCCAGCATGTCAACCTGCGTCTCATCGACAAAGCGTTTGGCATCTTCCACTGTCGTGAAGCAGATATCTTCCGCAGCCACGGCTTTGCCATCTTCCGATCCACCGATCGCCCCCAATTCGCCTTCTACCGTGATATTCCGTGGGCGCGCCATCTCTACCACTATCCGCGTATTGCCTATATTTTCCTCCAGCCCCAAATGGGAACCGTCGTACATTACGGAAGAAAACCCGGCGTCCATGGCCGTTTCAATAGCGCTGATATCGGAGCAGTGATCCAGATGCAAGCAGGTCGGCACATTTTCACTTTCCGCTAATGAACAAACGGCATCCACCAGTAAACGATAACCAAGATATTCCGCCGTCCCGGTGGAGATTTGAATCATTAATGGGCTATTGCTTTTTTGCGCCGCTTTAAAAAATGCCGGTAGCATTTCAATGCAGTGCAAATTAAATGAACCAATAGCTTTAAATTTTCTTTCCTGCGCAATTTTCAGAATATCGTTGAAGTTATACAGACTCATGAATATTTTCCCCTTTTGGCTTAGCTGATTTACCGTTTACGAACCATGCCAGTGCGGCAACAAAAACAATGAATAAGGCGACAAATAACCCGTTATTCTGGAAGGCGTGACCTAATACCAGGCCGGAACTAATGACATCCGAATCACTGAAGGTGACGCCGGTAAAGCCGTAGCTTTCCAGCATCGGCACTAAAATCGCAGGCAGGAAGGTGATGAACAGGCCATGAACCACACCGCCGATCATCGCCCCGCGCCGACCTCCCAGCGCATTGCCAAATACGCCTGCCGTACCGCCAGCAAAGAAGTTGGTGAGCAGACCCGGCAGAATCATCGCCAGACCGAACATCGGAAAGACCAGCATGCCGATGATGGAACCGACGGTGGTCGCCAGGAACCCGACAATCACCGCATTGGGCGCATAGGGGAACAGAACCGGACAATCCAGCGCGGGCTTGGCGTCCGGGACAATGCGCATCGCAATACCGCGAAATGCCGGAACCAGCTCATTAAGCAATAAACGCACACCGCTGTAGAGAACAAATACGCCCGCCACGAACTGAATAGACTGCATAAAGGCGTACATCAGGTAGTTAATACCGTTGGAGAACTGAGCGATATATTCCGGGCCCGCCGCAATCGCAGGAATCAGGTACATCGGCACCATCACCACCGCCATCGCGAGATAGGTATCCTGGAGAAACTTAAAGTTATCCGGTAATTCAAGGTCTTCCGTTGAACGGGAGCCTTTACCCACCACTTTAGCCACCGCCGCCTGTACCAGATAACCAATGGTACAGAAGTGCCCCAGCGCCACGTCATCAGAATCAGTAATGCGCCTAACGATCGGCTGCGCCAGCGCGGGCATCAATACCGCCATCACGCCGCCGAAAATCCCGCCAGTCAAAATCAACGGTAGTCCCGTCAGCCCGGCTTTATAGCCAATCACCGCGCCAATGGTCGCCATCCACAGCAGCGCCTGGCCGGTCAGGAAGATATATTTCAGCGGCGTCAGGCGGGCGATAATAATGTTGACGGCAAAAATCACCATTAAGGTCAACGCCACTTCGGAACCCAGTTCACGGTTGGCTAATCCGGCAATGGCGGCAACATCGGTAATGTAGCCTTTCATGCCAAATCCCTGGGTGAAGATATCGTTGAGGAACGTCAGCGTGGCGACAATAATGTTGATTCCGGCCATCATAATTAAAAAGCCGAGCAGCGTTTTAAACGTTCCTTCTGCCGTTTTGCCCGGCGATTTCTTTTGCAGAATCAGGCCCAGCATCGCAATAAATGCAATTAATATCGAAGCCTGACCGAGCAAATCTTTGACGATAAACTCTACAAAGCTATTCATAGTCTGCTACCTTCAGATTACGCTCTTTTAAGAATGCGACGATCTTAGTTTCAATCTCATCTTTATCTGTGAGTTTATTTAGCACTACGACGCGCTTAATTTCCTCTTCGCTGGCATCTGCCGTTAATATATCGGCAAAGGTTTTTTGCGTCAGAATCATGTCGGATTTAAACGCCCCGGCTTCGGAAACGGTGGTATGTTCAATATGTGCCGGGATTTCCAGTTTCTTTAAAACCGCTTTCGCCGTCATTTCAATGGCAAAGCTTGAACCGAGGCCGCAGCCACATACGCAAAGAATTTTCAGCATGCAAGGTCTCCTCAAATAATATTGAGTTGTTTGGCAAGTTTGTAATGGTGTCCTTCGATATCTACCAGACGTTTTTTCATACTGACGAGATCAATCGGAATAGGTTTATTACTTGAATTAATTATAATGGCTTTATTTTTCATCCCTGACTGAATGCAACGAACCACTTCGCTGGCCATAATGGTGCCCTGATAAATCTCCTCGCAGGTCGGGTCGCCGCTGCGTAAACCGTAGCCCATTATCGTCTTACGAATGCGCACGCCAATGCGCGGTTCGAGCTGTTTAATCATGGTATCGATTGCCCCCTGAAAGCCGGGGGAATACTCCCTGGTATAGCCTTCGGAACAAAGAA
Proteins encoded in this window:
- a CDS encoding Inner membrane protein — protein: MGNMTLFIIGIALLSAGTYLMRLGGAKLGSRLALSERSQALLSDAATVLLFSVALATTFYEGEHFAGMSRVLGVAFAVFLAWRKMPLIVVIIAAAVVTALLRLAGIH
- a CDS encoding branched-chain amino acid ABC transporter permease; the protein is MKHYFSCLKGDTIKAIFLVCLAVGVVGMSYGSLAMAYGFPMWVPFVLSIFVLAGASEFMFIGIVASGGNPLAAAAAGLLVNARHVPFGVTVRDLVGTRAASFFGCHIMNDESVVFGLSQKTPEQRKAAYWLCGSGVAILWPTGTLLGTLVGKLLPAPETIGLDAVFPAILLALVIPAFKNRTTLIRGCSGAALSLAAVPFVAAGLPVLLSLLGLLARKK
- the sgaA_2 gene encoding sugar phosphotransferase yields the protein MTIKELLIEADAIQVGVTESDWQKVIHLAASPLVAKGYISAEYGQAVIDNTLHHGAYYVFDEGVAIPHARPECGVKRNCFSLVVLNKPIQFADSEKADIVIMFGAQDSNAHIEEGIRAIIALLDNNETMTKLRAASSREEVVALL
- the rhaD gene encoding rhamnulose-1-phosphate aldolase, coding for MQNITDSWFVQGMIKATSDAWLKGWDERNGGNLTLRLDEADIAPFAANFHEKPRYIALSQPMPLLANTPFVVTGSGKFFRNVQLDPAANLGVVKIDSDGAGYHILWGLTHDAVPTSELPAHFLSHCERIKATHGKDRVIMHCHATNLIALTYVLENNTALITRKLWEGSTECLVVFPDGVGILPWLVPGTDEIGQATAQEMQQHSLVLWPFHGVFGSGPTLDETFGLIDTAEKSAEVLVKIYSMGGMKQTITREELIALGKRFGVTPLASALAL
- the rhaA gene encoding L-rhamnose isomerase → MTTQLEQAWELAKQRFAAVGIAVEEALRQLDRLPVSMHCWQGDDVAGFENPEGSLTGGIQATGNYPGKARNATELRADLEQALSLIPGPKRLNLHAIYLESDTPVARDRIKPEHFKNWVAWAKANKLGLDFNPSCFSHPLSADGFTLAHADSNIRQFWIDHCKASRRVSAYFGEQLGTPSVMNIWIPDGMKDITVDRLAPRQRLLDALDEVISEKFDPAHHIDAVESKLFGIGAESYTVGSNEFYMGYATSRQTALCLDAGHFHPTEVISDKISAAILYVPRLLLHVSRPVRWDSDHVLLLDDETQAIASEIVRHNLFDRVHIGLDFFDASINRIAAWVIGTRNMKKALLRALLEPTEQLRQLEASGDYTARLALLEEQKSLPWQAVWEMYCQRHGTPAGSQWLESVRAYEKDILSKRR
- a CDS encoding sugar phosphotransferase component II B translates to MLKILCVCGCGLGSSFAIEMTAKAVLKKLEIPAHIEHTTVSEAGAFKSDMILTQKTFADILTADASEEEIKRVVVLNKLTDKDEIETKIVAFLKERNLKVADYE
- the ulaA_4 gene encoding membrane permease; translated protein: MNSFVEFIVKDLLGQASILIAFIAMLGLILQKKSPGKTAEGTFKTLLGFLIMMAGINIIVATLTFLNDIFTQGFGMKGYITDVAAIAGLANRELGSEVALTLMVIFAVNIIIARLTPLKYIFLTGQALLWMATIGAVIGYKAGLTGLPLILTGGIFGGVMAVLMPALAQPIVRRITDSDDVALGHFCTIGYLVQAAVAKVVGKGSRSTEDLELPDNFKFLQDTYLAMAVVMVPMYLIPAIAAGPEYIAQFSNGINYLMYAFMQSIQFVAGVFVLYSGVRLLLNELVPAFRGIAMRIVPDAKPALDCPVLFPYAPNAVIVGFLATTVGSIIGMLVFPMFGLAMILPGLLTNFFAGGTAGVFGNALGGRRGAMIGGVVHGLFITFLPAILVPMLESYGFTGVTFSDSDVISSGLVLGHAFQNNGLFVALFIVFVAALAWFVNGKSAKPKGENIHESV
- a CDS encoding putative DNA-binding protein encodes the protein MTQPISVIARSLVRERQRTGLSLAEIARRAGIAKSTLSQLEAGNGNPSLETLWSLCVALDIPFARLLEPQVQKTQVIRRGEGTKVVAEQAHYQAILLAACPPGARRDIYLLLTQPGADRISHPHPPGSVEHIIVTQGKALVGLTDAPEELAEGDYICYPGDQAHIFKALEPDTQAILVAEQN
- the gatY gene encoding fructose-bisphosphate aldolase, whose translation is MSLYNFNDILKIAQERKFKAIGSFNLHCIEMLPAFFKAAQKSNSPLMIQISTGTAEYLGYRLLVDAVCSLAESENVPTCLHLDHCSDISAIETAMDAGFSSVMYDGSHLGLEENIGNTRIVVEMARPRNITVEGELGAIGGSEDGKAVAAEDICFTTVEDAKRFVDETQVDMLAVSVGTVHGLYTGKAQIQHQRLKEISVATGVPLVLHGGTGVSNDDMRLAVTEGINKVNVGTEMNVQWVDQCKTTFEKGKVNDSVRKFLIPANNAVTHVLMEKIALFK
- the adhB_2 gene encoding Lactaldehyde reductase, with amino-acid sequence MSFMLALPKISLHGAGAIADMVNLVANKQWGKALIVTDGQLVKLGLLDNLFSALDAHNMPYHLFDKVFPNPTEALVQKGYAAYQAEACDYIIAFGGGSPIDTAKAVKILTANPGPSTAYSGAGKVKNTGVPLVAINTTAGTAAEMTSNAVIIDSGRQVKEVIIDPNIIPDIAVDDASVMLAIPASVTAATGMDALTHAVEAYVSVGAHPLTDANALEAIRLINLWLPKAVDDGHDLNAREQMAFGQYLAGMAFNSAGLGLVHALAHQPGATHNLPHGVCNAILLPIVENFNRPNAVARFARIAQAMGVDTRGMSDEAASQEAINAIRTLSKRVGIPEGFSKLGVTKEDIEGWLDKALADPCAPCNPRAASRDDVRELYLEAL
- the rhaB gene encoding rhamnulokinase, coding for MTFRHCVAVDLGASSGRVMLARYDSKHRTLTLREIHRFVNCLQKTDGFDTWDIDSLEKDIRLGLKKVCDEGILIDSIGIDTWGVDYVLLDELGQRVGLPVSYRDSRTTGIMPQALVQIGKSEIYRRSGIQFLPFNTLYQLRALTKQQPELTAQVAHALLMPDYFSYRLTGEMNWEYTNATTTQLVNINTDDWDDTLLAWSGAKKSWFGRPSHPGNVIGDWICPQGDRIPVVAVASHDTASAVIASPLANKHSAYLSSGTWSLMGFESKMPYTTDDALAANITNEGGAEGRYRVLKNIMGLWLLQRVLKERRITDLPALITQTEALPACRFLINPNDDRFINPADMSAEIQAACRETDQPVPVSDAELARCIFDSLALLYADILHELANLRGEAFTQLHIVGGGCQNARLNQLCADACGIRVMAGPVEASTLGNIGVQLMALDELNNVDDFRRVVSANYDLTTYIPNPDSEIARHVAQFQPTRQTKELCA
- the rhaM gene encoding L-rhamnose mutarotase — its product is MIRKAFVMQVNADAHEEYQCRHNPIWPELEAVLKSHGAHHYAIYLDAQRNLLFATVEIESEARWNAVASTDVCQRWWRHMRDVMPANPDNSPVSAELKEVFYLA